Part of the candidate division WOR-3 bacterium genome is shown below.
TGTTAATCACGCATCCTAAATCAAATCTTTTGCAAGGCTAAAGCCTTGCTCTACAATTTTTTAGAAATTTGGTTTTATTCCATATATGTCACTGAATTTTCCATTCCTTCCCAGACCGTAACTGATTTTATTTTTTTTATTTTCTTTTTCATTTCTTGATAAATATATACTGCAATCCATTCTGCTGTAGCATTATGCTTTCTGAAGAACGCCAGATTGTTCAGATTCTTATGGTCAAGTTTTGCTAAAATATTTTTTAATGTCTTTTTCACCCTTCTAAAATCAATCGCCATTCCAAG
Proteins encoded:
- the queD gene encoding 6-carboxytetrahydropterin synthase QueD is translated as MFEISVQGNFSAAHRVKGYKGDCAGVHGHTYRIEVRVGVGKLDKLGMAIDFRRVKKTLKNILAKLDHKNLNNLAFFRKHNATAEWIAVYIYQEMKKKIKKIKSVTVWEGMENSVTYME